A DNA window from Impatiens glandulifera chromosome 7, dImpGla2.1, whole genome shotgun sequence contains the following coding sequences:
- the LOC124910435 gene encoding transcription factor MYB4-like, producing the protein MVKTPYVDKNGIRKGTWSAEEDEKLKAYIINHGYLNWRQLPKLAGLSRCGKSCRLRWMNYLRPDVKRGNFSKEEENIIVKLHESLGNRWSVIAAQLPGRTDNEVKNQWHSFLKKRATKRSLDHNQDDDHMPKRKRRVHQIKKSKSSPLEVGEGSFASTDFVVHGILESSDLSNVSTSFNEPCISNESTMGTYSNVTEVDPIMSMFANGNDVFPHEMLDESYGDLWMEPFLATNSESNSDLSLVTDWEYLFHDPLPDFEDEFHVSLW; encoded by the exons ATGGTGAAAACACCTTATGTTGATAAAAATGGCATCAGAAAAGGCACATGGAGTGCTGAGGAAGATGAAAAGCTCAAAGCTTATATCATCAATCATGGCTACTTGAATTGGCGTCAACTCCCCAAGCTTGCAG GATTATCGAGATGCGGTAAGAGTTGCAGACTCAGATGGATGAATTATTTGAGACCCGACGTTAAAAGAGGCAACTTTAGTAAAGAAGAGGAGAATATCATAGTCAAATTGCATGAATCACTTGGGAACAG ATGGTCCGTGATTGCTGCACAATTACCGGGTAGAACTGATAATGAAGTAAAGAATCAATGGCATTCTTTTTTGAAGAAACGCGCAACGAAAAGGTCATTAGACCATAACCAAGACGACGATCATATGCCGAAACGCAAAAGACGTGTTCACCAAATAAAAAAGTCTAAATCATCACCTTTAGAAGTAGGGGAGGGTAGTTTTGCGTCAACAGATTTCGTGGTTCATGGAATACTCGAGAGTTCTGACTTGTCGAATGTTTCGACATCGTTCAATGAACCTTGCATCTCGAATGAGTCGACAATGGGGACGTACTCGAATGTGACAGAAGTTGACCCTATTATGAGCATGTTTGCAAATGGAAATGATGTTTTTCCTCATGAAATGTTGGATGAATCGTACGGAGATCTTTGGATGGAACCCTTTTTAGCAACAAATTCGGAAAGCAACTCGGATCTTTCTTTGGTTACAGATTGGGAGTATTTATTTCATGATCCATTGCCGGATTTTGAAGACGAATTTCATGTCTCTTTATGGTAA